One segment of Streptosporangium brasiliense DNA contains the following:
- a CDS encoding Tex family protein: protein MTTSIHQRIAEELGVRERQVQAAVELLDGGATVPFIARYRKEATEMLDDAQLRTLEERLRYLRELEERRAAILESIRGQGKLDDALAAQIAAADSKARLEDIYLPYKPKRRTKAQIAREAGLGPLAEGLLADPSVDPQAAAAAFVGEGVADAAAALDGARAILVERFGEDADLVGELRERMWGKGRLVAAVREGKEEEGAKFSDYFDFAEPFTKLPSHRILAMFRGEKEEILTLTLEPEEEPTGTYEGRIAHRFGISDQGRPADKWLADTVRWAWRTRILVHLGIDLRMRMWQAAEDEAVRVFAANLRDLLLAAPAGTRATMGLDPGLRTGVKVAVVDATGKVLATDTIYPHEPRRQWDQSLATLATLAKRHGVELVSIGNGTASRETDKLAGELVKLVPGLTKIVVSEAGASVYSASAFASQELPGMDVSLRGAVSIARRLQDPLAELVKIDPKSIGVGQYQHDLAETKLSRSLDAVVEDCVNAVGVDVNTASAPLLTRVSGIGSGLAENIVQHRDANGPFRSRKALKDVARLGPKAFEQCAGFLRIPGGDDPLDASSVHPEAYPVVRRILSATGGGIKELIGNGTALRALRPQDFVDDTFGLPTVTDILSELEKPGRDPRPAFKTATFKEGVEKISDLKAGMLLEGVVTNVAAFGAFVDVGVHQDGLVHVSALSHNFVKDPREVVKPGDIVRVKVLDVDIPRKRISLTLRLEDEPAKGSGRRDQQGGERRDNGRRGGQQQGRGGQQQGRGGQRQDRGQQRGAPSGAMADALRRAGLDGSGGNR from the coding sequence GTGACGACGTCTATTCATCAGCGGATCGCCGAAGAGCTGGGTGTGCGCGAACGGCAGGTGCAGGCGGCCGTGGAACTGCTCGACGGCGGGGCCACCGTGCCGTTCATCGCCCGCTACCGCAAGGAAGCCACCGAGATGCTCGACGACGCGCAGCTGCGCACGCTCGAGGAGCGGCTCCGCTACCTGCGTGAGCTGGAGGAGCGGCGCGCCGCGATCCTGGAGTCGATCCGCGGCCAGGGCAAGCTCGACGACGCCCTCGCCGCGCAGATCGCGGCGGCCGACTCCAAGGCCCGGCTGGAGGACATCTACCTCCCCTACAAGCCCAAGCGGCGGACCAAGGCGCAGATCGCCAGGGAGGCCGGGCTCGGACCGCTCGCCGAGGGCCTGCTCGCCGACCCGTCGGTCGACCCGCAGGCCGCCGCGGCGGCGTTCGTCGGCGAGGGGGTGGCCGACGCGGCCGCCGCGCTCGACGGGGCCCGGGCGATCCTGGTCGAGCGGTTCGGCGAGGACGCCGACCTGGTCGGGGAGCTGCGCGAGCGGATGTGGGGCAAGGGGCGCCTGGTCGCTGCGGTCCGCGAGGGCAAGGAGGAGGAGGGGGCCAAGTTCTCCGACTACTTCGACTTCGCCGAGCCGTTCACCAAGCTGCCCTCCCACCGGATCCTGGCGATGTTCCGGGGGGAGAAGGAGGAGATCCTCACCCTCACCCTGGAGCCGGAGGAGGAGCCCACCGGCACCTACGAGGGGCGCATCGCCCACCGCTTCGGCATCTCCGACCAGGGGCGCCCGGCCGACAAGTGGCTGGCCGACACCGTCCGCTGGGCCTGGCGCACCCGCATCCTCGTCCACCTCGGCATCGACCTGCGGATGCGCATGTGGCAGGCCGCCGAGGACGAGGCGGTGCGCGTGTTCGCCGCCAACCTTCGCGACCTGCTGCTCGCCGCCCCCGCGGGGACCCGCGCGACCATGGGGCTCGACCCGGGTCTGCGCACCGGGGTGAAGGTCGCGGTAGTGGACGCCACCGGGAAGGTGCTGGCCACCGACACGATCTACCCCCACGAGCCGCGCCGCCAGTGGGACCAGTCGCTGGCCACGCTGGCCACGCTGGCCAAGAGACACGGCGTGGAGCTGGTCTCGATCGGCAACGGCACCGCGTCGAGAGAGACCGACAAGCTGGCGGGCGAGCTGGTGAAGCTGGTCCCCGGGCTCACCAAGATCGTGGTGTCGGAGGCCGGCGCCTCGGTCTACTCCGCCTCCGCCTTCGCCTCCCAGGAGCTGCCCGGCATGGACGTGTCCCTGCGCGGCGCGGTGTCGATCGCGCGCCGGCTCCAGGACCCGCTGGCCGAGCTCGTCAAGATCGACCCCAAGTCGATCGGCGTCGGCCAATACCAGCACGACCTCGCCGAGACCAAGCTCTCGCGCTCGCTCGACGCGGTGGTCGAGGACTGCGTGAACGCCGTCGGCGTCGACGTCAACACCGCCTCGGCGCCGCTGCTGACCCGGGTCTCGGGCATCGGCTCCGGCCTCGCCGAGAACATCGTCCAGCACCGCGACGCCAACGGCCCGTTCCGCTCCCGCAAGGCGCTGAAGGACGTGGCCAGGCTCGGTCCCAAGGCATTCGAGCAGTGCGCGGGCTTCCTGCGCATCCCCGGCGGCGACGACCCGCTCGACGCCTCCAGCGTGCACCCCGAGGCCTACCCCGTGGTCCGCCGGATCCTGTCGGCCACCGGCGGCGGCATCAAGGAGCTGATCGGCAACGGCACGGCGCTGCGGGCCCTGCGGCCGCAGGATTTCGTCGACGACACCTTCGGTCTGCCGACCGTCACCGACATCCTGTCGGAGCTGGAGAAGCCCGGCCGCGACCCCCGCCCGGCCTTCAAGACCGCGACCTTCAAGGAGGGCGTGGAGAAGATCTCCGATCTCAAGGCCGGCATGCTGCTGGAGGGCGTGGTCACCAACGTCGCCGCCTTCGGCGCGTTCGTCGACGTCGGCGTGCACCAGGACGGCCTGGTCCACGTCTCGGCCCTGTCGCACAACTTCGTCAAGGACCCCCGCGAGGTGGTCAAGCCCGGTGACATCGTCCGGGTGAAGGTGCTCGACGTCGACATCCCCCGCAAGCGCATCTCGCTCACCCTGCGGCTGGAGGACGAGCCCGCCAAGGGCTCCGGCCGGCGCGACCAGCAGGGCGGCGAGCGGCGTGACAACGGCCGGCGGGGCGGCCAGCAGCAGGGACGCGGTGGCCAGCAGCAGGGACGGGGCGGCCAGCGGCAGGACCGCGGCCAGCAGCGCGGCGCGCCCAGTGGCGCGATGGCCGACGCGCTGCGCCGCGCCGGACTCGACGGCTCCGGCGGCAACCGCTAG
- a CDS encoding WGR domain-containing protein: MTARSTYLELSEDGGSSHKFYEVVLDGLQVTISYGRIGEPGQSKVSAFTTPEKAEAAAAKKIGEKVRRGYAPAVRGVRQRRAVTRRSTVSVRSTATQAPVLWRFASGAAAFGIFVDSERCWVGNQNGDVYTVTHTGTVTGRFRLPDGVKCIVADDFWIYAGADDGKVYDLSGKVPRLAYEIAEDVDIYWLDIHDGVLGVSDRAGRITTIDHEDEFQWARKGRGDSAWMVRCDDEAVYHGHSTGVARYDAADGAPVWETSLNGAVLFGWQETDSVYAGTARGTVHRLRKSDGASQGVYRCDATVFSCATAPDGRYVFAGDNHSSVYCFDRNGERLWKLATGCGSAFSMQYLDDRLYIVTTDGTLACIDATEEAIRAAQDGTVPEPLDVKAAAGLAVVEPTAALESVTLEAVSGADRGVVVECVQEGERLRVRVISEGYDTRRNVQFPKGVREAGARYLVEGVRFSERGGFYRAYGDIRRLL; the protein is encoded by the coding sequence ATGACGGCACGGAGCACGTACCTGGAGCTGTCCGAGGACGGCGGCAGCTCGCACAAGTTCTACGAGGTCGTGCTCGACGGGCTCCAGGTGACGATCAGTTACGGCCGGATCGGTGAGCCGGGGCAGTCCAAGGTGTCGGCCTTCACCACCCCGGAGAAGGCCGAGGCGGCGGCGGCGAAGAAGATCGGCGAGAAGGTCCGCAGGGGATACGCGCCCGCGGTGCGCGGGGTCCGCCAGCGCCGGGCGGTCACCCGGCGCAGCACGGTGAGCGTCCGTTCCACCGCCACCCAGGCACCGGTACTGTGGCGCTTCGCCAGCGGCGCGGCGGCGTTCGGGATCTTCGTCGACTCCGAGCGCTGCTGGGTCGGCAACCAGAACGGCGACGTCTACACCGTCACCCACACCGGCACCGTCACCGGCCGCTTCCGGCTGCCCGACGGTGTGAAGTGCATCGTCGCCGACGACTTCTGGATCTACGCGGGCGCCGACGACGGCAAGGTCTACGACCTCAGCGGGAAGGTGCCCCGGCTCGCCTACGAGATCGCCGAAGACGTCGACATCTACTGGCTGGACATCCACGACGGCGTGCTGGGCGTCTCCGACCGGGCCGGCCGGATCACCACCATCGACCACGAGGACGAGTTCCAGTGGGCCCGGAAGGGACGGGGCGACTCGGCCTGGATGGTCCGCTGCGACGACGAGGCCGTCTACCACGGGCACTCCACCGGCGTGGCCCGCTACGACGCCGCCGACGGCGCGCCGGTCTGGGAGACGTCGCTCAACGGCGCGGTGCTGTTCGGCTGGCAGGAGACTGACTCGGTTTACGCCGGTACGGCCCGCGGCACCGTGCACCGGCTCCGCAAGTCCGACGGCGCGAGCCAGGGGGTCTACCGCTGCGACGCCACCGTCTTCTCCTGCGCCACCGCGCCCGACGGCCGTTACGTCTTCGCCGGGGACAACCACTCCTCGGTCTACTGCTTCGACCGGAACGGCGAGCGCCTGTGGAAGCTGGCCACCGGCTGCGGCTCGGCCTTCTCCATGCAATACCTCGACGACCGCCTCTACATCGTGACCACCGACGGCACCCTGGCCTGCATCGACGCCACGGAGGAGGCGATCAGGGCGGCCCAGGACGGCACCGTCCCCGAGCCGCTGGACGTCAAGGCGGCGGCCGGTCTGGCCGTGGTGGAACCGACCGCGGCGCTGGAGAGCGTGACGCTGGAGGCCGTCTCCGGCGCCGACCGCGGTGTGGTCGTGGAGTGCGTCCAGGAGGGTGAGCGGCTCCGGGTGCGAGTGATCAGCGAGGGCTACGACACGCGGCGCAACGTCCAGTTCCCCAAGGGGGTGCGTGAGGCGGGGGCCCGCTATCTCGTCGAGGGTGTGCGCTTCTCGGAGCGCGGCGGCTTCTACCGGGCCTACGGCGACATCAGGCGTCTGCTCTGA
- a CDS encoding GNAT family N-acetyltransferase: MLRGDRVLLRAVTKDDLVALHRLHDDVDTAVSSTAGPWVPEPVDRAIARYERREPDPANVGFAVESLSEGDLLGSCLVWGIDTLNRNGHLGITLLPEARGRGYAPDVLRVLCDYAFRIRGLHRLGLETLATNTAMIASAEKVGFRREGTLRDHAWVAGSFVDEALFGLLAADFS, translated from the coding sequence ATGCTCCGTGGAGACAGGGTTCTGCTCAGGGCCGTGACGAAAGACGATCTGGTCGCGCTGCACCGGTTGCACGACGACGTGGACACGGCGGTCAGCTCCACGGCGGGGCCGTGGGTCCCCGAGCCGGTCGACCGGGCCATCGCCCGATACGAGCGGCGGGAGCCCGATCCCGCCAATGTCGGCTTCGCCGTCGAGTCGCTCTCCGAGGGCGACCTGCTCGGCTCCTGCCTGGTCTGGGGGATCGACACCCTCAACCGCAACGGCCACCTGGGGATCACGCTGCTGCCCGAGGCCCGAGGGCGGGGGTACGCCCCCGACGTGCTGCGGGTGCTGTGCGACTACGCTTTCCGGATCCGTGGCCTGCACCGGCTGGGGCTGGAGACGCTCGCCACCAACACCGCCATGATCGCCTCGGCGGAGAAGGTCGGCTTCCGGCGCGAGGGCACGCTCCGAGATCATGCCTGGGTGGCCGGGTCCTTCGTCGACGAGGCGCTGTTCGGGCTGCTCGCCGCCGACTTCTCCTGA
- a CDS encoding toxin-antitoxin system HicB family antitoxin, whose product MDVTPFVENLRRALAASAAVADPETRAAVENLTTALDSAVRLTLIDALSAAADEVTRELAPGSVEVRIRNREPEFVVTPPPAADVFTSPFPPMPPGPPSPPAPPEPPLPPGEAGTARVTLRLPESLKGRIEEAAGQEGVSVNAWLVRAVSAALSETPRTPRPPSTGKRISGWVH is encoded by the coding sequence ATGGACGTCACGCCCTTCGTCGAGAACCTCCGCCGCGCACTGGCCGCGTCGGCGGCGGTCGCCGACCCCGAGACCCGGGCCGCCGTGGAGAACCTCACGACGGCACTCGACTCCGCCGTCAGGCTCACGCTCATCGACGCGCTCTCCGCCGCGGCCGACGAGGTCACCCGAGAGCTCGCGCCAGGCTCCGTCGAGGTGCGGATCCGCAACCGCGAGCCCGAGTTCGTGGTGACGCCGCCCCCGGCGGCCGATGTCTTCACCTCGCCGTTCCCGCCCATGCCGCCCGGCCCGCCATCCCCGCCCGCTCCCCCGGAGCCGCCCCTGCCGCCCGGTGAGGCGGGCACCGCACGCGTCACGCTGCGGCTGCCCGAGTCGCTCAAGGGCCGGATCGAGGAGGCCGCGGGGCAGGAGGGCGTCTCCGTCAACGCCTGGCTCGTCAGGGCCGTGTCGGCCGCCCTGTCCGAGACCCCCCGCACGCCCCGCCCGCCCTCCACCGGAAAGCGCATCAGCGGCTGGGTCCACTGA
- a CDS encoding aldo/keto reductase, with protein MNRRRLGQGGPEVSAIGLGCMGMSEFYGTADEAESIEVIHRALDLGVNFLDTADMYGRGHNEELVGRAVRDRRDEVVLATKFGIVRGEDPARRGIDGSPAYVKKAADASLQRLGVDHIDLYYLHRRDPNVPIEETVGAMAELVAEGKVGRIGLSEVSAETLRKAHATHPIAALQSEYSLFTRGLEEEILPTARELGIALVAYSPISRGLLGGALAPAEELPDDDFRKNLPRFTGANGARNEELVGEVRRIADEVGCTPAQLSLAWLLTRGEDVIPIPGTKRLRYLEENAAAADVTLTPGQLAELDAAVPAGAALGDRYPDMSSVER; from the coding sequence ATGAACAGGCGCCGTCTCGGTCAGGGAGGTCCGGAGGTCTCGGCCATCGGACTCGGCTGCATGGGAATGTCGGAGTTCTACGGCACGGCCGACGAGGCCGAGTCCATCGAGGTCATCCACCGTGCCCTCGACCTGGGGGTGAATTTCCTCGACACCGCCGACATGTACGGCAGGGGCCACAACGAGGAGCTGGTCGGCCGGGCGGTCAGGGACCGCAGGGACGAGGTGGTGCTGGCCACCAAGTTCGGCATCGTCCGGGGTGAGGACCCGGCCCGCCGCGGCATCGACGGCAGCCCCGCCTATGTGAAGAAGGCCGCCGACGCCTCGCTCCAGCGGCTGGGCGTGGACCACATCGACCTCTACTACCTGCACCGGCGTGACCCGAACGTGCCCATCGAGGAGACGGTCGGCGCGATGGCCGAGCTGGTCGCCGAGGGCAAGGTCGGCCGGATCGGCCTGTCGGAGGTGAGCGCCGAGACGCTGCGCAAGGCGCACGCCACCCACCCGATCGCCGCCCTGCAGAGTGAATACTCGCTGTTCACCAGGGGCCTGGAGGAGGAGATCCTGCCGACCGCCCGGGAGCTGGGCATCGCGCTGGTGGCCTATTCGCCGATCAGCCGGGGGCTGCTCGGCGGCGCGCTGGCCCCGGCCGAGGAACTGCCCGACGACGACTTCCGCAAGAACCTGCCCCGCTTCACCGGGGCGAACGGGGCGCGTAACGAGGAGCTCGTCGGCGAGGTCCGCAGGATCGCCGACGAGGTGGGCTGCACTCCGGCCCAGCTCTCCCTGGCCTGGCTGTTGACCCGGGGCGAGGACGTCATCCCGATCCCGGGGACCAAGCGGCTGCGCTACCTGGAGGAGAACGCGGCGGCGGCCGACGTCACGCTGACCCCCGGTCAGCTCGCCGAGCTCGACGCCGCCGTGCCGGCGGGGGCCGCCCTCGGCGACCGCTACCCGGACATGTCCTCCGTCGAGCGCTGA
- a CDS encoding sensor histidine kinase, with product MSQRPPPTAIDWLIAVVMALFAVAEEVGDRAFVADRPHPGWWIVVAAASVLVLLRRRAPATVTYVYSLAAVAAFAYSGESASAWQFCAQLLLLFTLLSEVPPRDPRAVAGLAVTALFVGAMMFAPPGPPGPGDAAVALVMTSITGGAGVAVRRHRQLAFHAQERGELLAREAVSKERTRIARELHDVVAHSVSVMVMQAGAARLMLRPDQVTEREALNVVEETGREAVEELRRMLGLLRTGREGDGLAPQPSLARLDDLVEQMRTAGLDVRLSVEGEPVPLPAGLDLSAYRIVQAALANTLRHAGPTGVEVTVAYRPRALSLEILDEGPRAGRTGSAGEPGHGLIGMRERVALFHGRLSAGPLPGGGYGVRVTLPLVARIRPGEVVA from the coding sequence ATGAGCCAACGCCCGCCCCCCACCGCGATCGACTGGCTGATCGCGGTGGTCATGGCGCTGTTCGCGGTCGCCGAGGAGGTCGGCGACCGCGCCTTCGTGGCGGACCGCCCGCATCCCGGCTGGTGGATCGTGGTCGCCGCCGCCTCGGTGCTGGTCCTCCTGCGCCGGCGCGCGCCCGCCACCGTGACGTACGTCTACTCGCTGGCGGCCGTCGCGGCGTTCGCCTACTCCGGTGAGTCCGCGTCGGCCTGGCAGTTCTGCGCCCAGCTCCTGCTGCTGTTCACCCTGCTCAGCGAGGTGCCGCCACGAGATCCGCGGGCTGTCGCCGGGCTGGCCGTGACGGCGCTGTTCGTCGGCGCGATGATGTTCGCGCCCCCCGGGCCTCCGGGGCCGGGGGACGCGGCGGTCGCGCTGGTGATGACCTCCATCACCGGCGGGGCGGGCGTCGCCGTACGGCGTCACCGGCAGCTGGCGTTCCACGCGCAGGAGCGCGGCGAGCTGCTCGCCCGGGAGGCGGTGAGCAAGGAGCGGACCAGGATCGCGCGCGAGCTGCACGACGTCGTCGCGCACAGCGTCAGCGTGATGGTCATGCAGGCGGGGGCCGCGCGGCTGATGCTCCGGCCCGACCAGGTCACCGAGCGCGAGGCGCTGAACGTGGTGGAGGAGACGGGCCGGGAGGCGGTGGAGGAACTGCGCCGCATGCTCGGGCTGCTCCGCACCGGCCGCGAGGGCGACGGATTGGCGCCGCAGCCGAGCCTGGCCCGGCTGGACGACCTGGTCGAGCAGATGCGCACGGCCGGTCTCGACGTCAGGCTGAGCGTCGAGGGCGAGCCGGTGCCGCTCCCGGCGGGGCTGGACCTGTCGGCCTACCGGATCGTCCAGGCGGCGCTGGCCAACACCCTCCGGCACGCGGGCCCCACGGGGGTGGAGGTGACGGTCGCCTACCGGCCCCGGGCGCTGTCCTTGGAGATCCTCGACGAGGGACCCCGGGCGGGCCGTACCGGGTCCGCGGGCGAGCCGGGGCACGGGCTGATCGGCATGCGCGAGCGGGTCGCGCTCTTCCACGGCCGGCTGTCGGCCGGACCGCTGCCCGGCGGCGGGTACGGCGTGCGGGTCACACTCCCGCTGGTCGCGCGGATCAGGCCGGGCGAGGTGGTCGCATGA
- a CDS encoding AI-2E family transporter — translation MGERIGPAGDGGRLWRAGDTAWRALGVIALVAVILWVLYVVQAVVIPIILGLAITTLLLPPYRWLRRRGMGRGLATTAVCLGGFLILAALVALLVPPTVAGVAELQRSFGKAGGDLQSLASTLGLDEKTISRLSEQVRQYLSRQGGEIAHGALAGARTVGEILVGLVLAMILSIYFVHSGDRLFAWITGLAPSGVRPTLRESGTVIFDVVSRYIRGVAIVGLVDGFFIGVALWILRVPIALPLAVLTFAGAFLPVVGAFTAGLLAAVVAFVAKGWLVALIVVAVTVLVQQLEGHVLAPQIYGRALELPSAVILIVIALGSVLAGIVGAFLAAPVTSVAVALIHHRQEDEARRRPGHPGYPGHEAVGPPAGGPVSGDPSPEDPSPEGPSPAGPPPGS, via the coding sequence ATGGGGGAGCGCATCGGCCCCGCCGGGGACGGCGGGAGGCTGTGGCGGGCGGGCGACACGGCGTGGCGGGCGCTCGGGGTCATCGCCCTGGTCGCCGTGATCCTGTGGGTCCTCTACGTGGTCCAGGCGGTGGTCATCCCCATCATCCTCGGGCTGGCCATCACCACCCTCCTGCTCCCGCCCTACCGGTGGCTCAGGAGGCGCGGGATGGGCCGGGGGCTCGCCACCACCGCCGTCTGCCTCGGCGGGTTCCTCATCCTGGCGGCGCTCGTCGCGCTGCTCGTGCCGCCCACCGTCGCCGGCGTGGCCGAGCTGCAGCGGAGCTTCGGCAAGGCGGGCGGCGACCTGCAGTCGCTGGCGTCGACCCTCGGCCTGGACGAAAAGACGATCTCCCGACTGTCCGAGCAGGTCAGGCAGTATCTGAGCCGGCAGGGCGGAGAGATCGCCCACGGTGCCCTGGCGGGCGCGCGCACCGTGGGGGAGATCCTGGTCGGCCTGGTGCTGGCCATGATCCTGTCGATCTACTTCGTGCACAGCGGCGACCGGCTCTTCGCGTGGATCACCGGCCTGGCCCCCAGCGGGGTCAGGCCGACCCTGCGTGAGAGCGGCACGGTGATCTTCGACGTCGTCAGCCGTTACATCCGGGGGGTGGCGATCGTCGGCCTGGTCGACGGGTTCTTCATCGGGGTCGCGCTGTGGATCCTGCGTGTGCCGATCGCCCTGCCGCTGGCCGTGCTGACGTTCGCCGGGGCGTTCCTGCCGGTCGTGGGCGCGTTCACGGCGGGTCTGCTGGCGGCGGTCGTGGCCTTCGTGGCCAAGGGCTGGCTGGTGGCGCTGATCGTGGTCGCGGTCACCGTGCTGGTCCAGCAGTTGGAGGGACACGTGCTCGCGCCGCAGATCTACGGCCGGGCGCTGGAGCTGCCCAGCGCGGTCATCCTGATCGTCATCGCGCTGGGCAGCGTCCTCGCCGGGATCGTCGGCGCCTTCCTGGCCGCCCCGGTGACCTCGGTCGCCGTCGCGCTGATCCATCACCGCCAGGAGGACGAGGCCCGGCGCCGACCGGGACATCCGGGATATCCAGGACACGAGGCCGTGGGCCCGCCGGCCGGGGGACCGGTGTCCGGGGACCCGTCACCTGAGGACCCGTCACCTGAGGGTCCGTCCCCGGCGGGCCCGCCGCCCGGGAGCTGA
- a CDS encoding MerR family transcriptional regulator, whose product MGITIQEASRKSGLSAHTLRYYERIGLIHQVDRDPSGHRAYTAPDLDWLEFLTKLRATGMPIADMCRYAELRRQGPETFAERRRMLEIHRDRVRTQIAQLTEDLGVLDYKIDFYNALEGQ is encoded by the coding sequence ATGGGGATCACCATCCAGGAGGCCTCGCGCAAGTCGGGGCTGAGCGCGCACACGCTGCGCTATTACGAACGCATCGGGCTCATCCACCAGGTGGACCGGGACCCGAGCGGGCACCGCGCCTACACCGCGCCCGACCTGGACTGGCTCGAATTCCTCACCAAACTGCGCGCGACCGGCATGCCGATCGCGGACATGTGCCGCTACGCCGAGCTGCGCAGGCAGGGTCCGGAGACCTTCGCCGAGCGGCGGCGGATGCTGGAGATCCACCGTGACCGCGTCAGGACGCAGATCGCGCAGCTCACCGAGGACCTCGGCGTCCTCGACTACAAGATCGACTTTTACAACGCGCTGGAGGGCCAATGA
- a CDS encoding DUF4097 family beta strand repeat-containing protein codes for MPAFQTPAPITLRVDFASGDLDITAAPRTDTVVEVRPANPSRSIDVEYAEETRVEHAGGTVSVEAPRRFLSLGRTPRLKIVVGLPEGSRVDFTTASADARMTGPLGEVSADTASGDVRIDHCAGLAVKTASGDVICDVTAGGAQVRTASGDVGLREVRDGASVTTSSGKADLGVVGGAATVKTASGAVRIRQAGDSLQVKSASADVTVDSVAHGGVWVNTASGDVVIGIPTGTSAWLDVSSISGRVGSSLEQSDQPTDDGAKAEIHVKTVSGDIAITRARP; via the coding sequence ATGCCCGCATTCCAGACCCCCGCCCCCATCACGCTCCGGGTGGACTTCGCCTCGGGCGACCTGGACATCACGGCCGCGCCCCGCACCGACACCGTGGTCGAAGTACGGCCGGCCAACCCGTCCAGGTCCATCGACGTGGAGTACGCCGAGGAGACCCGTGTCGAACACGCCGGCGGCACGGTCTCCGTCGAGGCTCCCCGGCGGTTCCTGTCGCTGGGCCGTACCCCCAGGCTGAAGATCGTCGTCGGTCTGCCGGAGGGCTCACGGGTCGACTTCACCACCGCCTCGGCCGACGCCCGGATGACCGGGCCCCTGGGCGAGGTCTCGGCCGACACCGCCTCCGGTGACGTGCGGATCGACCACTGCGCCGGTCTTGCCGTCAAGACGGCGAGCGGTGACGTCATCTGTGACGTCACCGCGGGCGGCGCGCAGGTGAGGACCGCGTCCGGAGACGTCGGCCTGCGGGAGGTGCGCGACGGGGCATCGGTCACCACCTCCTCCGGCAAGGCCGACCTCGGCGTGGTCGGCGGCGCCGCCACCGTCAAGACGGCCTCCGGAGCCGTCCGGATCCGGCAGGCCGGTGACTCCCTCCAGGTGAAGAGCGCCTCGGCCGACGTCACCGTCGACTCGGTCGCCCACGGGGGCGTCTGGGTCAACACCGCGTCGGGCGACGTCGTGATCGGCATCCCCACCGGGACCAGCGCGTGGCTCGACGTCTCCTCGATCTCCGGCAGGGTCGGCTCCTCCCTCGAACAGTCCGACCAGCCCACCGACGACGGGGCGAAGGCCGAGATCCACGTCAAGACCGTGTCCGGCGACATCGCCATCACCCGCGCCCGCCCGTGA